One window of the Trifolium pratense cultivar HEN17-A07 linkage group LG2, ARS_RC_1.1, whole genome shotgun sequence genome contains the following:
- the LOC123910189 gene encoding F-box protein At1g67340-like, with protein sequence MRTRRGFCYPQTQPLSNMCSEFTNTHKRQKIMLSEKPTGEEDSDFFDSLPDDLVLSVLTKLISTATSPSDFISVLITCKRLNGLSLNSSVLSKASNKTLSVKAKNWSDSAQRFLKRCADAGNIEACYTLGMIRFYCLQNRGSGASLMAKAAMKSHAPSLYSLAVIQFNGSGGTKNDKDLRAGVALCARAAFLGHIDGLRELGHCLQDGYGVKQNVIEGRRFLVQANARELAAVLSNGNTKQPLLTWSINPFPNQPPLLRVTTGSGCPLLSDFGCNIPVQEAHPANQFMSEWFSIRGGFPGQGMRLCSNTGCGRPETRKHEFRRCSVCGAVNYCSRACQALDWKFRHKAECAPVERWLDEEGEHVPGENDGGVNVDEVVVLDR encoded by the exons ATGCGAACCAGAAGAGGCTTTTGTTATCCTCAAACACAACCACTTTCAAACATGTGTTCTGAGTTCACCAATACCCACAAAAGACAGAAAATAATGCTGTCGGAAAAACCCACCGGAGAAGAAGATTCTGATTTCTTTGATTCTTTACCTGATGACCTTGTCCTCTCTGTTCTCACAAAACTTATTTCCACTGCAACTTCTCCCTCTGATTTTATCAGTGTTCTAATCAC GTGCAAAAGACTAAATGGTTTAAGTCTAAACTCTTCTGTTTTGTCAAAAGCATCGAACAAAACATTATCGGTTAAAGCTAAAAACTGGTCTGACTCTGCTCAACGCTTCCTCAAACGCTGTGCTGATGCCGGAAACATCGAAGCTTGTTACACTCTCGGAATG attCGGTTTTATTGTTTGCAAAACAGAGGAAGTGGCGCGTCGTTGATGGCAAAAGCAGCGATGAAATCTCACGCGCCGTCTTTGTATTCATTAGCCGTAATTCAGTTCAATGGAAGCGGTGGAACGAAAAACGACAAAGATTTACGCGCCGGTGTTGCTCTGTGTGCACGCGCTGCATTTCTCGGCCATATCGACGGTTTACGTGAGTTGGGTCATTGTTTACAAGACGGTTACGGCGTTAAACAGAACGTTATAGAGGGACGGCGGTTTTTAGTTCAAGCTAACGCCCGTGAACTCGCTGCCGTTTTGTCCAACGGCAATACCAAACAGCCGTTGCTGACGTGGAGTATTAACCCGTTTCCGAATCAGCCACCACTGCTTCGGGTTACTACCGGGTCGGGTTGTCCGTTGCTAAGTGATTTTGGTTGTAATATTCCGGTTCAAGAGGCTCACCCGGCTAACCAATTTATGTCTGAATGGTTTTCTATTCGGGGCGGGTTTCCGGGTCAAGGTATGAGATTATGTTCTAATACCGGTTGTGGAAGACCGGAGACAAGGAAGCACGAGTTTAGAAGGTGTTCGGTTTGCGGCGCGGTGAATTATTGCTCACGCGCTTGTCAAGCGCTTGATTGGAAGTTCCGACACAAGGCGGAATGTGCCCCGGTTGAGAGGTGGCTTGATGAGGAGGGGGAACATGTTCCCGGTGAAAATGACGGCGGCGTTAACGTTGATGAGGTGGTTGTGCTTGATAGgtag